The genome window TTCCTCGCGAGTCCGGGGACAATGATGAGGAAGCGCTCGATCCACATGCCGATATTCACCAGGATGGTGGTGATGAGCATCCACTTGAAGCTCCGGCGCACGTTCTTGAACAGCCAGAGCGGCACCGGGATGAAATAGCCGGTGAGGATGAAGGTCAGGAAGAGCCAGGAGTACGGCGACTCCCACAGCTGCATCCTCCGTAGGGCCAGCTCGGCGTCTTCCAGCGTGTAGATGCTGAAGAGGATCTCGATGACGAAGAAGAAGAACCACGCCGTCGCCACCACGATGAGCAGGCGGCCCAGGGAGTCGATCGTGTCCTTGGTAATGTAGTTCTCCCAGTGGAAGAGCCACCGCAGGATGATCATCACCGTCACCACGGCGGAGACGCCGGAGTGAACGGCGCCGATGACGAAGTACGGGGCGAAGACCGTGGAGTGCCATGCCTCCACCGATTGCGCCACGCCGAAGTCCCAGGAGACGATGCTGTGGACGGAGACGAAGACCGGCAGGATGAGCGCCGAGAGCAGGAAGCCCGCGACGATCTGCAGCCGCCACTGCCGCGGCGTCCCGCGCCAGCCCATCGCCAGCACCCTGTAGATCGCCTTGGCGACGCCCTTCGTCCTATCGCGCATCACCGCGAAGTCCGGGATCAGCGCCACGACGACGAACATGATGCTGGAGGTCAGATACGTTGTGATGGCCGTGGGGTCCCACACCAGCGGCGAGCGGACGTTGGGGAAGATGCCCCGGGCAAAGTCGTACGGGAAGGCCCAGTACATCGTGCGCCAGGGGCGGCCGCTGTGCAGGATCGGGAACAGGATGGCGGTCATCAGCGCGAAGACCGTCACAATCTCGGCGGCGCGGGTGGCCGGGCGCCGCCACTCGGCTTGCGCCAGGCGCAAGATGGCCGAGAGCATGACGCCAGCGTGACTGATGCCCACCCAGAAGACGAAGTTCGTGATCATGAAGCCCCAGAAGACGGGGCGGTGCAGGCCCGTGACGCCGATGCCCTGGTTGATCATGTACCCGATCGCCCCGCCGGCCAGCGCCACAACCAGCGCCAGGAACCCGACGATCATCCAGTAGCGCCG of Chloroflexota bacterium contains these proteins:
- a CDS encoding molybdopterin oxidoreductase, whose translation is MQDRVVLGKTPQEVDSRINRELLTNVLYTERRYWMIVGFLALVVALAGGAIGYMINQGIGVTGLHRPVFWGFMITNFVFWVGISHAGVMLSAILRLAQAEWRRPATRAAEIVTVFALMTAILFPILHSGRPWRTMYWAFPYDFARGIFPNVRSPLVWDPTAITTYLTSSIMFVVVALIPDFAVMRDRTKGVAKAIYRVLAMGWRGTPRQWRLQIVAGFLLSALILPVFVSVHSIVSWDFGVAQSVEAWHSTVFAPYFVIGAVHSGVSAVVTVMIILRWLFHWENYITKDTIDSLGRLLIVVATAWFFFFVIEILFSIYTLEDAELALRRMQLWESPYSWLFLTFILTGYFIPVPLWLFKNVRRSFKWMLITTILVNIGMWIERFLIIVPGLARKQGLSFSWSTYHPSIIEVLMVIGSFAFVSMNILLISKVVPLIPLYDVKEGEILKDEFKIGKATIPATMREE